Part of the Corynebacterium caspium DSM 44850 genome, AGAGCCCAATGGCTGTGGGGAAGGCCTGGTACATATCATCTGGCATCGAAATATATGCCGAAAGCGGAACCCCAAAAACATTGGCATCTAGAAAAGACTGCACATCATGCGGGCTAAATATGTAGTTTGCAATCTGCCGGTTTTCTTCTACCGAAAGACCCAGCTGTCCGCGCCCCGTACCAGTGCGGTTAAAGGAGCGCAGTACGTGGAATAAACCAATAAATACCGGCAACTGCGCCAGCGCTGGCAAACAGCCCATAACTGGATTCACTCCGAGCTCTTTTTGGAGCTTGCGGGTTTCCTCCATCATTTTGGCTTGATCGTTTTTATATTTAGCGCGGATTTCCTGCATTTTCGGCTGCATTTGCTGCATCTTCACCGAAGAACGTATCTGGTTTACCATCGGCTTAAATAAGATGATGCGCAAGGTAAAGGTCAGGAACATGATGGCCAGAATCCAAGCCCAAGCTGAATCTGGGCCAAAAGGCACCGCGAAGACTTTGTGCCAAAACCACAGCACGGCCGAAATCGGCCAATAGATGAAATCCACTTTGCCTCGAAACTCCTAAAAGGTGGTTATTTTGCTTATCGACACCGCGTGCCACGCGGGGGTACGGGGTCGAATCCGCCGGGGTGCCACGGCCCGCACTTAATTAAGCGCGTTAAAGTGAGCAAGCTGCCGCGCAAGGCTCCATGCTGATGCACAGCTGCTAATCCATAAGAGCTGCACACTGGCTCAAAGCGACACGTAGATCCCAGCTTAAGTGCTGAAATATACTTTTGGTAAAACTCAAGCGCCTTAATTAAACCTCGCGCTGCCAAACTGGGACCTGTAGAGGCCACTTAATGCACCCCTTGGTTAGCTTGGCAAGGTTGGTTAGTTCGACTAATTAGGCTATTTAAAGCTGCGCGGAGGTCTTTTTGGAGTTCCTCCGAGCTAGCTTTACCTGCTCGCGGGAGAGCTCGCACCACAATCTCAAGATTTTTGGGGAGCTCACCGCTGGCTATTAAGGCAGCTAAAACATGACGGAGCCGTCGGGAAGTGCGGTGTCTAATAACTGCATTCCCAACGGCTTTAGAAACAACGAGGCCACAGCGGGGTCCCCCGCAAATTACGGGATTTTCCACTGTGGCTACGTGCAATACTAAGTTCCGCTTACCAGTACGCCGCCCGCCTTTAATTACGCGCCGAAACTGAGCCGGCGACGTGAGTTTATTAGCAGGAGGCAACACTGGCGAACTGACTTAAAGCGCTAGTTTGCTTTAGGCGGTTAGCTTTGCGCGACCCTTACGACGACGTGCAGCAACAATTGCACGGCCGGCGCGGGTGCGCATACGTAGACGGAAGCCGTGCTTGTGGGCGCGGCGACGATTATTCGGTTGGAACGTCCGCTTCGACACGGTGAGTTCTCCTCAATATTAAGCGGCAAGTCAACAGGCACACTTGTGCTGCCCGGGTTCCTTAGCTGACCAACCTAGATGACTGGGTTGTTCAAATTCTTCTGAGATGCCACGACAAAAGCCAGGCGCGTAACGCTGAACAAACCCTTCCTTAGCCCAAATAATCTGGCAAGATTCTGCCTGGCTAAGGTCGGCCCGGGAAATTTATCCGACGTTACTCTCAAGCACACGTGCGCCTCAGTGCAATAACTAGGCCGCATACCCTAAAAAAGGGTCTGTGACTTACAGATCGCATGATCGCTGACACTGGTGTGATAGACGGCACCCAGATTACGTGATGATCTTCCGGTAATTCAAATTGACACGCCGCTGTGATCGGGGCCTTTATTAGACACCCCCATAATGACATTCCTGTAATTCGACACCTTTTCTAGCAGTCGACGGTCTTCTTGCAGGATATTGCTGGAAAAAATAGCATTTTTT contains:
- the yidC gene encoding membrane protein insertase YidC, which codes for MDFIYWPISAVLWFWHKVFAVPFGPDSAWAWILAIMFLTFTLRIILFKPMVNQIRSSVKMQQMQPKMQEIRAKYKNDQAKMMEETRKLQKELGVNPVMGCLPALAQLPVFIGLFHVLRSFNRTGTGRGQLGLSVEENRQIANYIFSPHDVQSFLDANVFGVPLSAYISMPDDMYQAFPTAIGLSQFRIMLVAVPLIVVIVLATHFNARLSVDRQEARRAAGKIAAPKDDQAAMQTNMMNRMMMWVMPLSILITGALWHIGLLFYMMANNVWTFFQQRYIFNKMDAEEAAADAAIREAKRATAPKPGQRPNNPKRKKK
- the yidD gene encoding membrane protein insertion efficiency factor YidD translates to MASTGPSLAARGLIKALEFYQKYISALKLGSTCRFEPVCSSYGLAAVHQHGALRGSLLTLTRLIKCGPWHPGGFDPVPPRGTRCR
- the rnpA gene encoding ribonuclease P protein component; translated protein: MLPPANKLTSPAQFRRVIKGGRRTGKRNLVLHVATVENPVICGGPRCGLVVSKAVGNAVIRHRTSRRLRHVLAALIASGELPKNLEIVVRALPRAGKASSEELQKDLRAALNSLISRTNQPCQANQGVH
- the rpmH gene encoding 50S ribosomal protein L34, with the protein product MSKRTFQPNNRRRAHKHGFRLRMRTRAGRAIVAARRRKGRAKLTA